The Benincasa hispida cultivar B227 chromosome 11, ASM972705v1, whole genome shotgun sequence genome has a segment encoding these proteins:
- the LOC120090208 gene encoding dof zinc finger protein DOF3.5 produces the protein MERGWKPMVEISPNCPRCGSSNTKFCYYNNYSLTQPRYFCKGCRRYWTKGGSLRNVPVGGGCRKNRRSPKPLTLASSPSNPKFHHTNNDSSYHRHHRGLPDPEVSPAIDLAVVYANFVNKKPDTSKTTLTAPNTTLNATGHFPVSGESGVIGCGNFCEFSMQECGLGTNDYQVGSCFGLEENNNEHQVAARELQLPPLPGEEMVGGWGGPLIMVNNHNRLQPTRVEMFGMETQDPNLLSGNWSPIDLSNYDTFSRA, from the coding sequence ATGGAGAGGGGATGGAAACCAATGGTGGAAATATCACCAAATTGTCCAAGGTGTGGCTCTTCCAACACTAAGTTTTGTTATTACAACAACTATAGCCTTACACAACCTCGCTATTTTTGCAAAGGTTGTCGTCGTTATTGGACCAAAGGCGGTTCTCTCCGTAATGTCCCCGTTGGTGGTGGCTGTCGAAAGAATCGACGTTCTCCGAAGCCCTTAACCCTAGCTTCATCACCCTCAAACCCTAAATTTCACCACACCAATAATGATAGTAGTTACCACCGCCACCACCGTGGTCTCCCTGACCCTGAGGTGTCGCCGGCCATCGATCTGGCGGTTGTCTACGCTAATTTTGTGAATAAGAAGCCAGACACATCCAAGACTACTTTGACAGCGCCTAATACGACGTTGAACGCAACCGGTCACTTTCCGGTTTCTGGTGAAAGTGGTGTGATTGGATGTGGCAATTTTTGTGAGTTTTCCATGCAGGAATGTGGATTGGGGACCAATGATTATCAAGTGGGCAGTTGCTTTGGGTTAGAGGAGAATAACAACGAACATCAAGTAGCGGCGCGTGAGCTTCAATTGCCGCCGTTGCCGGGGGAGGAGATGGTGGGAGGTTGGGGAGGCCCTCTGATAATGGTGAATAACCATAATCGCTTGCAACCAACAAGAGTGGAAATGTTTGGAATGGAAACTCAAGACCCAAATTTGCTGAGTGGCAATTGGAGCCCTATTGATTTGTCAAATTATGATACATTCTCAAGGGCTTaa
- the LOC120089919 gene encoding E3 ubiquitin-protein ligase PUB23-like, which translates to MEDEIEVPHYFLCPISLQIMKDPVILPSGITYDRHSIETWLFSNKNSFCPVTKLPISDSDSDFLTPNHTLRRLIQAWCTLNSSHGVERFPTPKPPIHKSQILHLISSANTSPSSLISSIHRLRSISDESETNRRCVESAGAPEFLASVIVDTDSSASYEALSTLHNLRLSDSTFKRLATHSEFLDSLTNFMKLRGTQESSRAYAVLILKSIVEVADPIQLSFLKSDLFVQIVEILKDRSSSQQIFKAALGILIAVCPWGRNRVKAVEAGGVGVLVEILLATPERRVCEMTLMAMDLLCGCAEGRAALLGHGGGMAVVSKKILRVSQVGSERAVRILYWVAKFSGSPAVLMEMAQLGIVAKLCLVLQIENGSKTKEKAKEILKMHARVWKNSPCIPSKLASSYPTN; encoded by the coding sequence ATGGAAGATGAAATCGAAGTCCCCCACTACTTCCTCTGCCCCATCTCCCTCCAAATCATGAAAGACCCTGTAATTCTCCCCTCCGGCATCACCTACGACCGCCACTCCATTGAAACCTGgctcttctccaacaaaaactCCTTCTGTCCCGTCACCAAACTCCCCATCTCCGATTCCGATTCCGATTTCCTCACCCCCAACCACACCCTCCGCCGTCTAATCCAAGCTTGGTGCACTTTAAACTCCTCCCATGGCGTCGAACGCTTCCCCACTCCCAAACCCCCCATTCATAAATCCCAAATCCTCCACCTCATTTCCTCTGCCAACACTTCCCCTTCTTCCTTAATCTCCTCCATTCATCGTCTCCGCTCTATCTCCGATGAATCTGAAACCAATCGCCGCTGTGTTGAATCCGCCGGAGCGCCAGAGTTTTTAGCCTCTGTTATTGTTGACACCGACTCCTCTGCTTCTTATGAAGCTCTCTCCACTCTCCATAACCTCCGTCTCTCCGATTCAACGTTCAAACGCTTGGCTACCCATTCCGAGTTTCTTGATTCTTTGACGAATTTCATGAAATTACGGGGTACCCAAGAATCGTCGAGAGCGTATGCCGTCTTGATTTTGAAATCTATTGTAGAAGTCGCTGACCCAATTCAACTAAGCTTCTTGAAATCCGATTTGTTTGTGCAAATTGTTGAGATTTTGAAGGATCGGTCATCGTCTCAGCAGATTTTCAAGGCAGCATTGGGGATTTTGATTGCGGTATGTCCATGGGGAAGGAACAGGGTGAAGGCGGTGGAAGCAGGTGGGGTTGGGGTTTTGGTTGAGATTTTACTAGCGACGCCGGAAAGGAGAGTGTGTGAGATGACATTGATGGCGATGGATTTGCTCTGTGGGTGTGCGGAAGGAAGGGCGGCGCTGCTGGGACACGGCGGAGGGATGGCGGTGGTTTCGAAGAAGATATTGAGAGTATCGCAAGTGGGGAGTGAAAGGGCGGTGAGGATTCTGTATTGGGTGGCGAAATTCTCGGGGAGTCCGGCGGTTTTAATGGAAATGGCGCAATTGGGGATTGTGGCGAAGCTTTGTTTGGTTCTGCAAATCGAAAATGGAAGCAAGACGAAGGAGAAAGCTAAAGAGATTTTGAAAATGCATGCTCGTGTTTGGAAGAATTCGCCTTGTATTCCTTCTAAATTGGCTTCTTCATATCCTACAAATTAA